In the genome of Candidatus Electrothrix rattekaaiensis, the window TTGCTCTTTTATCCAAAAAGAAGGGATCTTTTAACTATAACACGGAACTTGCGAAGAAGTACGAAGATCTTCCAGTGCTCGGCGGCTTTATGGGGCTCTTGATGGAAGGCTTGCAGCGGCTAGACGAGGAACAAGGAAAATGATCTTTGTGCAGCAATATTGTGGCAGGTGCTGTCTTGATGAAACAGGGTGAGAATGTATGGAATACCGCAATGCTGTATTCGTTGTTACCGAAGAGCACGCATGTCCCATATATAATGTCAGTGATGAATTTATTATCCATGATTCCACCCTGACCATTGAACGAAATAAAGAAATTTGTCTGATGCTGGTCCAGGAAGTTCTCAAGACTCTGACCGGTACAAGGCCCTTACATCCCACTTTTACCCGGACCGGGGTGCGGCGCACCAAATTTGAGTGTGGTGGGTGTACTGGCTTGATTCGCTTTGAGTATAAAAAGGAGAATGCCTACTCTACCTTACAGATGAATCTTCTTGAGGTAGCGAAGAAACGGGCAAAGAAGCAACTTATTGAAGAGTTTTTCGGGCTGCTCCGGGAAATGGAGCTGTTTGAGCCGCTGGATGATTTTGACCTCCAGGATCTTGCCCTTCTGATGAAGTTGCAGAAGTATCCTGCCAATAAGGTCATTATTGAGGCCGGAGAACTTGGAACCCATTTTTATGTTGTTTTGGCCGGAACAGTGGCTGTTGTTCGGGAGGACAACGAGGTCGTTGCAGAGATCGGCCCGGGGGATATCTTCGGGGAGATGAGCCTGCTTTCGGGAGAATTGACCTACCCTTCAGTGTATTCCAAGACAGCTGTTCAGCTGGCTGCTCTCAAGGCAAAGGACTTTAAGCATGTCCTGTCCAGATACCCTATCCTGCAGATCTTTTTCTATAGAGTTTTGGTGAACCGCGCTCAGGAAAATACGATGCGAGCTGGCAATATCAGTTCCGGTATGAGCGGTGAACTGACAGATATCAATTCAGTGGAGCTGTTTCAGCTGATCAATTCCGGTGGGAAGACAGGACAGGTGCAGTTTGTCTTTGATGACTGCCAAGCACTGACGCAGTTTAATGAAGGAGAGATAGTTTATTGTAAATATGGTGAGCTGGAGGGAAAGGAGGCTATTTTTTCCTTACTGGCAAAGCAGAAAGGGATCTTTACCTATATCAAGGGGCTCTCTGTAGAGGAAAAGGAACTCCCTGTTTTGGGAGGCTTCATGGGGCTGATTATGGAGGGCTTGCGCCGTATTGACGAGGAGCAGGAGGAGGCCGCATGAGTGGTTAAGCCCCTAGGCTATTGCCTACTCATCCCGGTATTTTTGGAAGATAAGGCAGGCATTGGTGCCGCCAAATCCATAGCTGCTCGATATGACAGTGTTGAGTTCTGCTTGCAGTGTTTCCCTGACAATGTTCATGTCTTCTGCACCTGCTTCCATTTTATGAATATTGGCACTTGCTGCGATGAAATTATTATTGAGCATAAGAAGACAGTAGATGGCCTCATGCACTCCGGCCGCACCCAAAGAATGTCCTGAAAGTGATTTGGTCGAGCTGATTCGAGGTATGTTCTTGCCGAAGACATGACGGATGGCCTGTAATTCAATCATATCGCCGATGGGTGTGGATGTCCCGTGAGCATTGATATAATCAATGGAGTGGGTAGTTGATGACGCAAGAGCAATTTCTATGCAGCGAGAGGCTCCCTCTCCTGACGGAGACACCATTTCATGGCCGTCTGCTGTTGCCCCGTAACCGATGAGTTCCCCGTAAATTTTCGCCCCGCGTTGACGGGCATGCTCAAGTTCTTCTACAACAATCAGTCCGGCACCGTTAGCTACAACAAATCCGTCTCGATCCACATCATAGGGCCTTGACGCTTGTTCCGGTGTTGTGTTGAATTTTGTGGATAGGGCACCCATCGCGTCGAACATCGAGGTCTGGGTCCAGTGTTCCTCATCACTGCCGCCAGCAAAGACAATATCTTGTTTTCCTAATTGGATCTGTTCCATTGCGGCACCAATACAATGGGCACCTGTGGCACAGGCAGAAGAGATGGAGTAGCAGGTTCCTCTAATTTTAAAGGGTGCTGTCAATCCTGCCGAGACCGTACTGGACATGGTTCTTGGTACCATAAATGGACTGAGACGCCGTAATCCTTTGCTTCGCATAGTATCGGCGGTGGCTACGACATTTTCTGCTGAGGTTCCGCCGGAACCTATTATCAGGCCGGTGCGCGGCGAGGAGACTTGGTTAGGGCTGAGTCCGCTATCATTTATCGCCTGTTGCATGGCTATATAGGCAAATGCTGCCGCATTACCCATGAAACGGAGTATTTTTTTGTCGATATGTTCGTTGCAGTTTATTCGGGTAAATGCACCAATCTGACAACGAAGGCCGAGTTCTTTGTAGGGGGGCCAATACCGAATACCGGATTTTCCTGTTTGCAAGGAGGTAAGAACATCCTCCACTGTATCACCAAGGGAGGAAACAATTCCCATCCCTGTTATTACCACTCTACGCATTATTGTTTTTTGCTTTTTTTCTAAAAAGTTGTTGTGCTACAGTGCCAGGTAGTCATATATTTGAGAGATTTGAAAAAGGTTCTTGTTGGCACCGAAGCTTTTTGTGAGAGATCGCCTCATTGAAACTATACAGAGATGTCTCCAAAAGAAGGCTTTTGGTCTCATGCTCCTGTAAGAAAACAGATTCACGGTAAAAGAACAATAGTTTTTCAGATAATTATAGACTTTCTTGGAGTGAATGAATTCTCGTGGGTTATCGTTACTGTCTTGTTTGACTGGCTATTATACTTGATATCTCATCGCTTATAATAAGGGCGTTTCCTCTTGGTGCGTTGAAGATGTTCAAGAGCTTTTCGGTGGAAGACGAGCGGTGATGTTTGGATGAGAAGAGAGGAGAAAAAGAAATGTTGAAAAAGAAAATGCTGAAGGCATTAACTCGTCAAATTAATGAAGAGATGTATTCCGGCTATCTTTATCTGTCAATGGAATCCTATTTTCATTCAATCAGTTTGTCTGGTTTTGCAACGTGGATGCGTGTGCAGGCCCAGGAAGAGCTTGCTCATGGGATGAAGTTTTATGATTATGTCAATGAGCGCGGGGGGAGGGTAATCTTGGACACGGTTAATCGACCGGATGCAGAATGGGAGACGCCTCTTGCCGTTTTTGAGCAGATCATGGTCCATGAGGAAAAGGTGACCGCTTTGATCAATGACTTAATGGATCTCGCAAGTACTGAGCAGGATTATGCAACCAAGATTTTTTTGCAGTGGTTTGTGTCTGAACAGGTGGAGGAAGAATCTTCTGTTGGCGACGTACTGAATAAACTGCGCCTGATCCAGAACGACTCATCGGGTCTTTTTATGCTGGACGCTGAAATGGCAAAGCGGGTTTTTGTTCTTCCTGCAAAGGGGTAATCTGTCTATGTACGCGATGAAGCTATGAACTTCAATTCTACGCAAGGGAGGCTATGTTATGGGGACACGAGCAATTAAGCAGCAGGTGCTGGGGCTGTTGAAGCAGGATGACCTTGTCAGTATTGAAACCGAGCTTGCCTTGTTTCAGGAAAAGGAATTGATTAACGCCCTTTTTTTTGGGATATGCCATTCCGATGAGAAAATTCGTTGGCATGCGATCTCGGTAATGGGCAGTGCTGTGGCGAGGTTGGCTGAGCAGGATATGGAAGAGGCACGGATTATTTTTCGTCGTATGCTGTGGAGCTTGAATGATGAATCCGGTGGTATCGGTTGGGGAGCACCGGAATCTATGGCTGAGATTATGTGCCAGCATGAAGGACTGGCTGATGAGTATATCCACATGCTGATATCCTATATGCGACCAGACGGTGAAGAGGAACATCAGGACGGGAATTTTCTTGAGCATGGGATGTTGCAACAGGGCCTCATGTGGGCAGTGGGGCGATTAGCGCAATGTCGCAGGGGACATTTGCTGGCCCGAGGAGCAGAGCATGACTTGCCTCCCTACCTGGAATCCCCTGATGCGACGGTCTGTGGATTAGCTGCACGGGTAATCGGTTTGCTGGGGCGAACAGAGGGCATGGGGCAGCTCCGGCGGCTACAAGAGCTGGCGAAAAATGACCTCAGGACAGTACGTTTCTATGATCAAGGGAATTTCAGGACGGTTTCAGTTGCCAAGCTTGCTGCGCAGGCTTTACAGAAGTTGGAGAAGTTGCAGGAGATCGGATGATAGAAGGAATCTTTCCGCGAGTTGCCTGCTTACAGATGTCTCTTCAGCAAGGTGATGTGGATGCTAACCTCAAAGAATTTCGGCAGCTGCTGGCAGCTGCCTTTTTTTCTGCGAACACTTTGGTTGTTTTGCCTGAACTTTGGGCCACGGGCTTTGATTATGCAAATATCAATACTCTTGCAGAGCAGACGCCGCAACTCCTTGCTGAACTCCATGAAAAAGCAGCTCAAGCCGAAATATGGTTTGCCGGATCCTTCTTGGACAAGCAGGAGGGAGGGGGAATATATAACACGCTGTTTGTCGTAGGATCTGAGGGGGTGGTGGGAAGCTATCAGAAACAGCATCTTTTTCGGCTCTGGCAGGAAGACCAATATATTGCCTCTGGAAAAGAAGGGCAAACTGTGCAAACTCCTTTTGGCCCGATCAGTGCCTTGGTTTGCTATGACCTTCGTTTCCCGGAACTCAGTCGGAGACAGGTTTTTTCCGGCAGCAGGATGATCATTGTTTCTGCACAATGGCCCGCAGTCCGTTCTGATCATTGGAGGATTTTGCTTCAGGCTCGGGCAGTAGAAAATCAAGCCTTTGTTGTTGCATGTAATGGAAGCGGCAATATCCCTGTTGGTGATTTGGCTGGTCATTCTCTGATTATTGCTCCTTCAGGTAAGGTCTTGGCTGAAGCTGACGAGAAACCCGCTGTCATCCGTGCAGAACTTGAAGCGGCAGATGTGGGGGCTGCCCGATCCCGTTTCTGCTCAGTTGCTGAACGCCCGTGGTATGGTCAAGATCGCGACAAAGTGGTTACGGAGGCGATTCTTCAGGAGCGGCTGATGCGTATGCGGGCCCAAGGGAGCAGAATCGTTTTTACCAATGGTTGTTTTGATATTCTGCACGCTGGCCATGTGAGCTATTTAGAGGAGGCTCGTCGCTGTGGAGATAGCCTTGTGATCGGGTTGAATTCTGACCGGTCCGTACAGGCTTTAAAAGGCCCTTCACGACCTGTGAACACTGAGCTTGAACGGGCTCGGGTTCTGGCGGCACTTGGCTGTGTCGATTTTGTCGTGCTTTTTGACGAAGACACTCCGCTTAGGCTGATTACCTCTCTGCTCCCTGATATTCTCGTCAAGGGAGCAGACTGGGCTGAAGATCAGATAGCCGGTGCTGCTGAGGTGAAAGCTGCCGGGGGGGAAATCGTGCGGATTGCTTTTACTTGCCAGGTCTCTACCACCGGAATTATTGATAAAATTGTTGGTTCAACAATACCTTGAGGTGATAATCATATAAAGTCAGTGAATTGGCATTGGTGATCTTTGCAGTAGCTCTGGGGTCTTCTGTGAATCACAGTAAGTTATCTGGTAGATGGTCCGCTCGAAAAAATGTTACATTCATGTGAAGCGTCAAGGAATCAATATGTGTTGCAAGAGGTATTGATGGTACCTCTTTTTTTATCTTTCTGTTGTTGCAGTATTAAGCTGTTTTTTGGCGAGGTAGGTTTATAATAATTCTTTTCATAATCGCAACGAGGATGTATTTTTTAGAGGAGAGGATGGTCTTTTTTTTCGGGAACTCATAAGAAAATAGTGAACGAATCCTTTCAATACCGTTAAAAAAAATTGATTTCAGTTTTAGATATGCTATCTTAGAAGGGTGATAGGGTTCGGGTTCTGATATGGTGATCGTTTTCTCTCGGGATTGTTTGAAGAGCATACCCTGCGTACGTAATGAATTTTTTACCAATTGAATTTGTTTTATGATTCATGTCTGATATATCAAAAATTCTCATTGTTGATGATGATCTGACCTTTGTCAATGATCTGTGTGATGTCCTGTCTGCATACAGTCAGTACGAGGTGCTGACTGCCACGAACAGGGGCGATGAAATATTTGCGCTGAAAAAAGAGAAAATAGCTGTTCTTGTTGTTAATCTCAATGCTGAAAATATTGACGCGCTGGCCCTGCTCTCCCTTGTTTCCTCTTCTTATCGACATATCCAATGTATCGTGATGATTGCGGACAAGCATCGTTCCGTGGAGTCGGTAAAGGAGTGCCATTTTAAAGACTCCGTCTACCTTTATCTTGCCAAGCCGACAAACCTTGAGACCATTGGTTGTGCCGTTCTTGAGGGACTGCAGCGTCTGGATGAGAATGATTATGTCCCTGGTATATTTGTAGGAAAAATAGTTTCTTTTCTGGAAGCACTGAAGAAAACCTGTCGCATTTGTGTGCATTTCGGGAGCAAGAAACAGGGCGTGTTGTATTTTGAAGATGGCATGTTGGTGAATGCTTCCTGCGATAACAAGCAGGGGATTGATGCGGCATTAGATATATTTGACTGGCCTCCATTGGGATTTACTGAAGAGCCGCCGGAGATCGGGGTGGAAAAGCTCATTACCCCCAAGGGATTGGATACTATCATGATCACCGCTCGGCTGAAAAAAGAGGCAGCAGGCAGCCCAGTTGGTGGAGGAATAGGGGGAAGTAGCTCTATAAAGTCTGCTGATCAGAAAATAAACTTATTTATTGTCGATGATTCAAGGATGATGCGTAAGGTTATTGCCAATATCTTTAAAGATCATCCCATAGTGGAGGTCGTTGGAGAAGCAGAGAACGGAGAAGAAGCACTGCAAATTATTCCCCAGCTTAAGCCGGACGTGGTGACTCTTGATGTGGAAATGCCGGTTATGGATGGTTTAACCACGATTAAACATCTGATGATCCAAGCACCTACGCCCACTGTTATGCTCAGTTCTATGACTGTTGAGGGATCTGACGTGACGTTTGATGCCCTTAAATACGGGGCTGTGGATTTTGTTTCCAAACCCTCAAATACCGGGGAAGATAATCTGGAAGAGCAGACCAGCGAAATTGAGCGTAAGGTCCGCTTGGCAGCAGAAGTTGAGCTTGAGGCTGTGAAATACGTCAGGGCAGTCAGCCAGGAAAAGAAAGACGCGCTTGCCCTTGCTGGCAGCAAATGCGAACGGGTTGTCGCACTGGGGGTCGCAGAAGGCGGTTACGGTTCTTTGTTGAAGATTCTTCCGCATCTGACAGCAAAATTTCCAGCAGCTTATCTGATTGTTTTTTATGCACCTTCCCGTCACCTTGATTCTTTTGTTCATTATATCAATAAACTCTCGCCGCTTATTATTCGGCGGGCTGAGAATAATACCAAGATTGAAGCCGGGGTCTGTTATTTTGCCTCAGGTAATGAGTACCTGACTGTTCATGAACAGGAGGGAGGGCTGGTGCTCCGTCTCTCTGCTGCCCCCTTTGCTACCCGGAGAGGTTCAATAGATATGCTTTTTTTCTCTGTGGCAGAGCGGTTAAAGGAAAAAAGTGTGGGAGTTATCTTGTCTGGGATGGGCGAGGATGGCGGGGAAGGCATGGAGGAAATTTTACGAGTGGGTGGTACCGGGATTATTCAGGACCCGGTAGGCAGCTTGTACAGAGAAATGCCTGGGGCGGTGGCAACCCGTTGCCCAGGAGCAAAATTGTTGCCAGATACGGGAATTCCCAAGAGTATTGAGGGCGTGCTTGTGGCGTAGGGGGCGAGGTGTCTCTCTCACCTGAGAGAAAAAAATATGGATCTCATTGCAATATGTAAGATATACCGATATATATTAAAGAAATAAGATAAATTTCATAAGGAGGTACGGAGGCATGTTCTTTGGAGTGCGGCGGAACGGGGCCCGATACCGGACAGTATCATCCGGTCGATCGGTACTATCGGAAAACAGACAGGAGGAGGGAAACGAATGAAAAATATGAAGAGGAAGACTGCCGGATGGTTCGGGGGTCTGGGACTTCGAGGTAAGCTGGTTGTTCTCATGCTGCTCGTTGGTCTATTGCCCTTTCTGGCCAACGCGCTTGTTGACCAGATACAGGCTGCTAACGCTCTATCACTTCGTGCTGAGTACCAGCTTGAGAGTATTCGAGAGCTGAAAAAAGCCCAGGTCGTGTCGTACCTGAACGAGGCCTATGATGACGTGGCCATGCTGGGCGAGGTTGCTCAGGGTCTCCGTGCCGACGCTATTTCTAAGGTACAGGGTCTTGAGTCGTTGAAAAAGGGTGCTATTGAGCGTTATCTCAAGAAGCGTGAGGCTGATATCCTTCTGATGACTTCAAACCTGAGTACGATTACCGCTGTCCAGGAGTTTACCGAGGCCTTTCGGGAGGAAGGCAATCGGGTTGGTGGCAGCCTTTGGAACGGCTATAAAGAGAAATACGGTGACATGTTCTCTTCCTTTGTTGAGAACCACGGTTATTATGATGTCTTTCTTATAGGTGCCAATGGTGATGTTGTTTTTACCACTTCCGGTGAGTCCGACTTAGGGCAAAACGTGGTTACAGGAACTCTGCGTAATTCCGGCCTGGGTCGAGTTTTTGAGAAAGGGAAGAAAGGGGTGGCATTGGAGGATTACAGCCCCTATGCTCCTTCCAATAATGAGCAGGCCATCTTTATTGCGGCCCCGATCATGGACGGGGCAACCTTCCTCGGTGTGGGCGCGTTCCAGCTCTCCTCTGCTGAGATCAACGGGATCGTGCAGGAGCGTGCGGGTATGGTTGCCTCCTTTGAGTCCTATATGGTTGCAGATGCAAAGGCACCTAGGCTGGTCAGTGATCGTGTGGTCAAGGAAGGTCAAATCGGTGATCCAAAACCGGATGAGGACTCTGATCTGGTTTTGGCGGGAAATTCCGGTGTTCTGTATAAAGTTGGTCCCACCGGTCTCTTTGAGCTGTCTAGTTATGTTCCTTTGAATATTGAAGGGTTGAACTGGGGCTTGATTACCACTGGAACCCTAGCCGATGTTATGAACCCCACGCAAGCCGGGGAAACCGAGGACTTGATTTCAAAGTACCAGAAGGCGTACCGCTATTTTGATATTTATTTCTTTGATCCAGAAGGATATTGCTATTACTCGGTAAAGAAGGAACAAGAATACCTGAAGAATATTCTGACAGGAGACCTGAAAAATACCAATCTGGGACGTCTGGTTCGTCAGATCAAGGACACCCGGAGCGTAGCAATGGTTGACTATGAGCAATATGCTCCGGCCAATAAACCCCTGTCGTTTATCGGCGGTCCGGTTATTCAGGGCGGTCAACTTGTTTCTATTATTGCTGTTCGACTTACCAACGACGATCTTCAGGCATTGGTTGACCAGCGAGCCGGTCTTGGTGAGTCTGGTGAGACCTTTCTGGTCGGTGAAGATCGCGTTGCCCGTACCGACTCACGGCTTGGTCTGAAACTCTATGAATCCAAGCTGCAAACAAAACTGGTCGAAGATGCGTTTGCCAGTAATACCGGTGCTATTGATATTGCACCGGATTATCGCGGTATTTCCATTATTGGTGCTGCAACGAAACTGGATCTGAAAAAAGAACTGAATACAAACTTTGACTGGCTGGTTGTTGCCAAGATGGACGAGGATGAGGCCTTGGCCGCTATTACTACTCTGCGTCTCCAAGCTCTCGGTCTCGGTCTTGTTATTCTCATTGTTGTTGCTGCTGTTGCTTGGTTTGTGGGTGGTGGTTTTGCTAAGCCTATTGTTGCTATCGCTGACGTTGTCCGTGAGGTTGCTGCGAATCGTGACCTTACCCTGCAGGTGGAAAGTACCACCTCCGATGAAATTGGTCAGATGGCTGACGAGTTCAACGCTATGCTGGTTGAGCTGAACTCTGCGTTTACCGAGGTACAGACTGTATCCCAAGCTGTTGCCGCGAACGCCGAGGACGTGTCTGGTCGTGCTTCCGCCAACAGGGATCGTGCCCAGGTTGAGGCCCAGCAATCTGAGAAAACAAGAGAGTTGCTCCAGGAAATGGGTGCAACAGCTGGTCAGGTTGCTGATGGTGCTAAGGCGCAGCAGGCCAGTGCGCAGCGTTCCCAGCAAACCATTGCTGAGCTGCTCCAATCTATGGATACAGTGAGTGATGCTGTTATCAAACAATCTGAGGAAGCTGAAACAGCTACCGACCGCGTGGGTGCTATGGGTGAAACTGGTGCCCTTGTTGTGGCCACATCCAATGAGCAGGGTCAAAAGGTTATGCAGATGACTGCATCCATGAACGAGATCACTGCTGCTGTACGGAACATGAGCCAAGCGGTAGATGCTGCCACAGCCCAGGGTCAGGAAGCTCTTGCGGCTGCCCATGACGGAACAACGGCTGTTCAAAACACGGTTGCCGGTATGCGTGCTATTGCGGAATCCTCTGGACAGATCTCTGAAATCATCGGCGTTATTACAGAAATCGCCGAGCAAACAAACTTGCTCGCTCTGAACGCCGCGATTGAGGCTGCCCGTGCTGGTGCTCATGGTAAGGGTTTTGCGGTTGTTGCTGACGAGGTTGGTAAACTGGCGCAGCGTTCTTCTGAAGCTGCTAAAGAAATTACCCAGCTGATTAAAGATTCTACTGCCAGCGTTGATGCAGGAACGAGGTATTCTGAAGAATTGCAGAGTGCTCTTGCCAAGATTGATGCCAGTGGTCGTAACAACATGCGTTCCATTGAGGAGATTGCAGCGGTTGCTCAGGTTGTTGAAGGTGATATCCAGAATGTCCAGACCCTTGTTCAGGAGCTGAACAGGATGGCGGAAGAGATCTCCAAAATGGCTGGTGAGCAGGGTTCTCGTCGTCAGGCAGCTGAGGTCGCGTTGTCTTCTATGGTTCAGCAGTCTCAGATCATTAGTGCGCTGGTATCTGAAGCGAGTGCCGGTTCTAGTGCGATTGACTCTGAAATGCGCGAGATTGTGGGTCGTACTGATCAGCTGAACGAAATGGTTGCTGCTCAGGGTGTGCGTTCTGAGAATGCGGTCAGGATTGCCCAGCAATCCTATGAAGGTGCGCAGAGAACTGTTGAGGGCGCCGGTGTGGTTGTGTCTATTACCGATGATTTGCGGTCTGCTTCTGAAAGACTGCGCCAGCAGGTTGAGCAGTTTAAGTTGTAAGCTCATCTTTTGTCTGTTTTCGTACCTCTCTGTCTCCGTATCGCTCTGCGTTTCCTTGGTTGGGGACGCAGAGCGGTATACTCATTTTTGTCGGACTGTGAGAACGGAACTGAAAACCATAAAATTTGCAACGGCCCGTAAGGACGAGCGGCTGTTGAGCTGCTCATCGTAATTACAAAGGAGAAAATTCATGGCTGATACTTTTACAGCCGATAAAAGGACCGACCAGGAAGAAAAAGAACAGCTAATGCAGCTGGTCGGTTTTACCATCGGCAAAGAGCAATTCGGAGTAGATATTCTTATGGTACAGGAGATTATCCGTTCAGCTCCTATTACATCGGTACCGAATTCACCCGACTTTATTGAAGGTGTTATTAATCTGCGCGGTAATATCATTCCTGTTATTGAGTTGAGGAAGCGACTCAATTTGTTCCACGAGGACAGTGCATCCAAGGAATCATGGATATTGATTCTGGATATCAATGGCAGGGTGACTGGATTCATAGTTGATTCTGTAACTAGGGTTTTAAAAATTTTGGAAAGTACTATTGAACCTCCACCGGAAGTTGTTGTCGCTGGGCTTGCCAATCAATACATCCGTGGTGTCTGCGATATCGGTGAAGGTCTGCTGATTATGCTTGATTTTAACCGTATCCTTCTTGCAGATGAATTAAAGTTACTTAAGGCAATAGAGGGAGAATAACCAGATGAGTAAGCGAGTCTTGATAGTCGATGATTCATCTATGATGCGTAAGATGATCGCGAAATTATTACAGCCACCGGGCCATATCGTGGTGGGGCAGGCGAAAAATGGACTGGAAGCTATTGAGCTCTATAAGTCCCTGAAGCCTGATATCGTTACTATGGATATCACCATGCGTGAAATGGACGGCCTTGCAGCTGCCGAGGA includes:
- a CDS encoding response regulator; its protein translation is MSKRVLIVDDSSMMRKMIAKLLQPPGHIVVGQAKNGLEAIELYKSLKPDIVTMDITMREMDGLAAAEEILRFDSSAHIIFLSNLDEEIYRAEVERLGARGFASKHKAREILDMIEKSEAED